In Gossypium arboreum isolate Shixiya-1 chromosome 5, ASM2569848v2, whole genome shotgun sequence, a single genomic region encodes these proteins:
- the LOC108453637 gene encoding E3 ubiquitin-protein ligase WAV3-like gives MGTGWRRAFCTTIPRDPENTVIDKQQHQSPSPSPRNCAKLSFFSTGSNPSTPRFQSQPVSSPSLRCRTTVEPASINESPTLHCKTTPRAATKSPKPILSSNPSSPRSPLKLSLFRNSFKFRSSCGICLNSVKTGQGTAIYTAECAHAFHFPCIAAHVRKHDSLVCPVCNTTWKDVPLLSIHRSSAPQSDTPLIENTTSRIEEKKIIESCSPRIVNQPEPKPKQKPKAKPSDLRSYDDDEPLLSPTAGARFIPIPEADENIEQEEDDDDVEEFQGFFVNPKSSSAVKSDDVLSFNGRDFRNVQVRLSPETAVVSVGRGYETYAVALKIKAPPPPAKTLAPSRNSSNSASHLDPSHRAPIDLVTVLDVSGSMTGAKLQMLKRAMRLVISSLGSADRLSIVAFSATSKRLLPLRRMTAQGQRAARRISDRLACGQGTSVGDALRKATKVLEDRRERNPVASIMLLSDGQDERVQSNASNQRHHSSHASSTRFAHIEIPVHAFGFGQSGGYSHEPAEDAFAKCVGGLLSVVVQDLRIQLSFASGSAPAEITAVYSCNGKPTVLTSGSVRLGDLYAEEERELLVELKVPTSAVGSSHVMCVRCLYKDPATQEVVYGRDQALLVARPNDVRSSAPKIEQLRFFFISTRAIAEARRLIECSNDLTSAYHLLGSARALLMQSNSQSAEEYARGLEVELAELHWRKQQMMEIQRRRVNERERERERESMTVVMDENGEPLTPSSAWRAAEKLAKVAMMKKSLNRVSDLHGFENARF, from the exons ATGGGTACGGGTTGGAGAAGAGCCTTTTGCACTACAATCCCTAGAGACCCTGAAAACACTGTTATAGATAAGCAACAACATCAGAGTCCAAGTCCTAGCCCCAGGAATTGTGCCAAGCTGAGCTTTTTTTCTACTGGAAGTAACCCTTCTACGCCCCGTTTCCAATCTCAACCGGTTTCTAGCCCCAGTCTTCGTTGCCGCACTACTGTTGAACCGGCTTCCATAAATGAAAGCCCCACTCTCCATTGCAAAACCACCCCTAGAGCAGCCACTAAAAGTCCTAAACCAATTCTATCCTCCAATCCTTCCTCTCCTCGTTCCCCTCTCAAGCTCTCGCTTTTCCGTAACAGCTTCAAGTTCAGG AGTAGCTGTGGAATCTGTTTGAACAGCGTGAAGACAGGTCAAGGAACTGCCATTTACACAGCTGAATGTGCACATGCCTTTCATTTCCCATGCATCGCTGCTCATGTTCGTAAACATGATTCCCTCGTTTGCCCAGTGTGTAATACCACCTGGAAAGATGTTCCTCTTCTCTCCATCCACAGAAGCTCAGCTCCTCAAAGCGACACACCTCTGATCGAAAACACCACCTCTagaattgaagagaaaaaaaTCATTGAATCTTGTTCGCCCAGAATTGTCAACCAGCCGGAACCAAAACCCAAACAGAAACCCAAAGCCAAACCGTCCGATTTAAGATCCTACGATGACGATGAGCCATTGCTATCCCCAACCGCCGGTGCTCGTTTTATTCCCATCCCAGAAGCTGATGAAAACATCGAACAAGAAGAAGACGACGACGACGTCGAGGAGTTCCAAGGGTTCTTCGTTAATCCCAAATCTTCATCCGCCGTCAAATCCGATGACGTACTCTCATTCAACGGCCGTGATTTTAGGAATGTCCAGGTCAGATTATCTCCCGAAACGGCGGTCGTTTCAGTGGGCCGTGGATACGAAACTTATGCTGTGGCTTTAAAAATCAAGGCCCCACCTCCCCCCGCTAAAACATTGGCTCCTTCGAGGAATAGTAGCAATTCAGCGTCGCATTTGGACCCTTCGCATCGTGCGCCTATCGATTTGGTTACGGTTCTTGACGTCAGCGGTAGCATGACCGGCGCTAAGCTCCAGATGTTGAAACGCGCCATGCGTTTAGTCATTTCGTCGCTCGGCTCGGCTGATAGGCTTTCCATCGTGGCTTTCTCGGCTACTTCGAAACGGTTATTGCCTTTGCGGAGGATGACGGCTCAGGGTCAACGAGCTGCTCGGCGCATTAGTGACCGGCTGGCCTGCGGTCAAGGAACCAGCGTTGGCGATGCGTTGAGGAAGGCAACCAAAGTTCTTGAGGATCGGAGGGAAAGAAATCCAGTTGCTAGCATAATGTTGTTGTCCGACGGTCAGGATGAAAGAGTCCAATCCAACGCTTCCAATCAACGGCACCATTCAAGCCACGCCTCGTCCACTCGTTTCGCCCACATTGAAATCCCGGTCCACGCGTTCGGGTTCGGGCAGAGCGGCGGGTACAGTCATGAGCCAGCAGAGGATGCGTTTGCCAAATGCGTTGGTGGGTTATTGAGCGTTGTGGTCCAAGATTTGAGAATTCAGCTCAGCTTCGCATCCGGCTCTGCACCAGCTGAAATAACAGCCGTTTATTCATGTAACGGGAAGCCTACTGTTTTAACTTCCGGCTCCGTCCGGCTAGGCGATTTATACGCGGAGGAAGAAAGGGAATTGCTCGTGGAACTGAAAGTCCCAACTTCGGCGGTTGGATCCAGCCACGTGATGTGCGTTCGCTGTCTTTACAAGGATCCCGCCACACAAGAAGTCGTGTACGGCAGAGATCAAGCGCTTCTCGTAGCTCGGCCCAACGACGTTCGATCATCGGCTCCTAAAATCGAACAGTTGAGATTCTTTTTCATCTCGACTCGAGCCATAGCCGAGGCGAGAAGGCTGATAGAGTGCAGTAACGACTTGACAAGCGCTTACCATTTGTTGGGCTCGGCTCGAGCCTTGTTGATGCAGTCGAATTCGCAGTCGGCCGAAGAGTATGCCAGAGGGTTAGAAGTTGAGTTGGCGGAATTGCATTGGAGGAAACAGCAGATGATGGAAATCCAACGACGGAGGGTGAACGAAAGGGAAAGGGAAAGGGAAAGGGAGTCGATGACAGTGGTGATGGATGAAAACGGGGAGCCACTTACGCCGTCTTCGGCTTGGAGAGCGGCTGAGAAGTTGGCTAAAGTGGCCATGATGAAGAAGTCGTTGAATAGAGTCAGCGATTTACACGGCTTCGAAAATGCTAGattttag